Proteins encoded within one genomic window of Oncorhynchus mykiss isolate Arlee chromosome 27, USDA_OmykA_1.1, whole genome shotgun sequence:
- the LOC110507256 gene encoding segment polarity protein dishevelled homolog DVL-3-like: MSSELETTSFFDSEDGDASSRFSGSTEQSTSSRLVRRYWRRRRKPKAPQMERSSSFSSVTDSTMSLNITTVTLNMEKYNFLGISIVGQSNEKGDGGIYIDSIMKG, translated from the exons ATGAGTTCTGAGCTGGAGACGACAAGCTTCTTCGACTCTGAAGACGGTGATGCATCCAGTCG GTTCAGTGGTTCCACGGAGCAGAGCACGTCGTCGAGGCTCGTGAGACGATATTGGCGGCGACGGCGGAAACCCAAAGCGCCACAGATGGAgagg tcGTCCTCTTTCAGCAGCGTCACAGATTCCACCATGTCACTGAACATCACCACTGTCACTTTAAATATGG AGAAGTATAACTTCCTGGGCATCAGTATTGTGGGTCAGAGTAACGAGAAAGGAGATGGAGGAATCTACATTGACTCTATCATGAAGGGATAG